Within the Anaerolineae bacterium genome, the region AATTTCCCAAGCAAGGGAGTGCAATCTCTTTTCAATTTTTTTAAGAGTATCGATTAAGTCATTTTCATTGGGCAATTTGCCAATAACCAATTCTTTAAAAATTGTTCGGTATGTTGATTTGATATGATTCCAGGTAACTTCCGGGTCTTTAAAAATTAATGCTGAGCAAGGGTGCTC harbors:
- a CDS encoding nucleotidyl transferase AbiEii/AbiGii toxin family protein, which gives rise to HVYDIHLMLSNGSIKSFFESAEFYKMLVKVGKDDFISYKNNNAWLEEHPCSALIFKDPEVTWNHIKSTYRTIFKELVIGKLPNENDLIDTLKKIEKRLHSLAWEI